Proteins encoded within one genomic window of Haladaptatus sp. QDMS2:
- a CDS encoding polyprenol monophosphomannose synthase, whose product MATSTAPPAAQLPTRPPVQQGAVREDRTYDESVKTTSGLSVSVIIPTYNESENVERVIDRCRTALAGHPFEIVIVDDDSPDGTWRVVSTVYAGDSRIRVIRRTEERGLATAVSHGIRAATYDCCVILDADLQHPPEKIPALLAALESGADIAIASRYTAGGGIENWSPYRRFVSRGALVIAKLLIPQVRSVTDPMSGFFAFRRELVSGVTLAPIGYKILLELLVRCEYTLVVDVPYVFHQREHGESKLSLREYLDFLEHAFQLARWARRYPRPHLT is encoded by the coding sequence ATGGCAACGTCAACAGCGCCACCGGCAGCCCAGCTACCTACCCGACCACCGGTTCAGCAGGGAGCAGTTAGAGAAGACCGAACGTACGACGAGTCGGTGAAGACAACGAGTGGCCTTTCGGTGTCGGTTATCATCCCAACGTATAACGAATCCGAGAACGTCGAACGCGTGATAGACCGGTGTCGAACGGCACTCGCCGGCCATCCGTTCGAGATCGTTATCGTGGACGACGACTCGCCGGATGGCACCTGGCGAGTTGTGAGTACCGTGTACGCAGGTGACAGTCGAATACGCGTCATCCGACGAACCGAGGAGCGTGGGCTCGCGACGGCAGTCTCACACGGTATCCGCGCCGCGACGTACGACTGCTGTGTAATCCTCGACGCGGACTTGCAACACCCACCAGAGAAGATTCCGGCGCTCCTCGCGGCCCTCGAGTCGGGGGCTGACATCGCCATCGCCAGCAGATACACCGCCGGCGGCGGCATTGAGAACTGGTCGCCGTACCGGCGGTTCGTAAGTCGTGGAGCGCTCGTCATCGCAAAACTCCTCATCCCGCAGGTGCGAAGCGTGACCGACCCGATGAGCGGCTTCTTCGCGTTTCGACGGGAGCTCGTCTCCGGAGTGACGCTCGCTCCGATCGGCTACAAGATTCTTCTCGAACTCCTCGTTCGGTGTGAGTACACGCTCGTCGTCGACGTTCCCTACGTGTTCCACCAACGCGAGCACGGCGAGTCGAAGCTGTCTCTACGGGAGTACCTCGACTTCCTCGAACACGCCTTCCAACTCGCCCGTTGGGCGCGGAGGTACCCGCGACCGCACCTCACCTGA
- a CDS encoding glycosyltransferase, whose translation MRVVLCPHLSLEHYRGGEKWTAALANRLVEDGVSVAVRALPYAPDGVRRVAVRDVLDSRVSYREAWHHDLSAFDTAYLFYNPLSQLFFTGAPRYVAGIHSWLFVTDRLYEPFYGVVPTGVKLLYRLVGPLDLRRFDVVHSVTRAYRAVHPRTVYIPNFVDTHRFSPDRAPLASEFTILVTAAHIPEKGWDLVRETADRLPMDMRLVTTGTCDDARIDGLGFVTEDELAMAYARAHVVLHPARVDTDSMVINEACASGTPVITTPIATHLPATDAVLHAETVEEIFIHLRLLRTEWEQNTGYTARCEAARAAGEAHDFDLIYPQLKSLLLGSGGEAA comes from the coding sequence ATGCGCGTCGTCCTCTGTCCCCACCTCTCGCTCGAACACTATCGCGGGGGTGAAAAATGGACCGCAGCACTCGCAAACCGCCTGGTCGAAGATGGCGTCTCGGTCGCCGTCCGAGCGCTCCCCTACGCGCCCGATGGAGTCAGACGGGTCGCCGTCCGCGACGTCCTCGACAGCCGTGTCTCCTACCGGGAGGCCTGGCACCACGACCTCTCGGCGTTCGACACTGCGTACCTCTTCTACAATCCTCTCTCGCAGTTGTTTTTTACCGGGGCACCTCGGTACGTCGCGGGTATCCACTCGTGGCTGTTCGTCACCGACAGACTGTACGAACCGTTCTACGGCGTCGTTCCCACTGGCGTCAAACTCCTCTACCGGCTGGTAGGTCCGCTCGACTTACGGCGATTCGACGTCGTCCACTCGGTCACGCGGGCCTACCGCGCTGTCCACCCGCGGACGGTGTACATTCCGAACTTCGTGGATACCCATCGTTTCTCTCCCGACCGCGCTCCGCTCGCATCCGAATTTACGATTCTCGTGACGGCGGCGCACATCCCCGAGAAGGGGTGGGACCTCGTCAGGGAGACGGCAGACCGGTTGCCGATGGACATGCGCCTCGTCACGACGGGAACGTGCGACGATGCGCGCATCGACGGTCTCGGGTTCGTCACCGAGGACGAACTGGCGATGGCGTACGCTCGCGCACACGTCGTCTTGCACCCGGCGCGAGTGGACACCGACAGCATGGTGATAAACGAGGCGTGTGCGTCTGGAACTCCGGTCATCACCACGCCAATCGCGACCCATCTGCCGGCAACAGACGCGGTGCTTCACGCCGAAACGGTAGAGGAGATATTCATACATCTCCGATTGCTTCGAACGGAGTGGGAACAGAACACCGGCTACACGGCGCGGTGTGAAGCTGCCCGCGCTGCCGGAGAAGCTCACGATTTCGACCTCATCTACCCGCAGCTCAAATCACTGCTTCTCGGTTCCGGAGGAGAGGCCGCGTGA
- a CDS encoding DUF2079 domain-containing protein: MSVVTEFLQARLPVESQTRRFVQYLLVGVLGLAINEGTLFLVTSVAGASYVIGGVLGRVVSILANYAVNDVWTWRSRGDPGARNWLLRGGKYVLTRVVGIAIGLATLIVLVELFSMHYLIANVLAVGVGVIWGFGASDRWVWPTTASVPVTDRVETLWTRTAATRRRFWTRLGAIDRPTWYVIGLAGVLFVWFSFYTSLLYRGYILTGADLGTYVHMFSTTLDGHGWLLQGKYRVSHPGGSYWGAHFTLTLLAFLVPYAIAPSAITLLVAKAFVLAASIPLCWLVVRTHVADVRLAGLVTVSYAFNPFFWSAWSFDFQEQAVLPLLIFLTYYAFVKGRDALFLGAFSLMVLTNEFMIFIAFGFLVGLTLLSHRENRLASRSRMLGSGFVIAVGAQLLAGYVISQFSVESGIPTRAVAVPFQQYIEGTRVAVGSLVGIVLAHPQVLIDSLSISLSAKFLFFIALLLPVAFLSLTDELTLSSLTPYLLFAWFLGHKQAYFAFGAHYPFYFLPVLYIGTARILSRVQLPRLSRETASRALVYVILLNVASGLIIAGGNIQPFPVIDDHTRTLDAAIATVPEDATLVTQNNIYPHVANRPGASFIISPYEIEVYQAAYGVLTPEYVLYDSQSKWARVVEDTFVDRLDGEYSLYRYEDGIWVFKRGYDGQATTITSGEPLSWFAGTERRYDAQTLSVGSGTQVEGTIVGGGGPPGEAIWYGPYETLAPGIYTVTYRVFVAGETTGSVARLDVVGGEDHRVLTRKTVMPANRWQEVTTTFTLTRPQSKVEFRGHSTGRAGTVTLDWVRIERREATS, from the coding sequence GTGAGTGTAGTCACTGAATTTCTGCAAGCGCGACTCCCGGTCGAATCCCAGACGCGCCGGTTCGTCCAATACCTGCTGGTCGGCGTGCTTGGACTCGCGATCAACGAAGGGACGCTCTTTCTCGTCACGTCGGTCGCCGGGGCGTCCTACGTCATTGGCGGCGTCCTCGGACGGGTCGTGAGCATCCTCGCAAACTACGCGGTAAACGACGTCTGGACGTGGCGCTCTCGCGGCGACCCGGGCGCTAGGAACTGGCTCCTGCGGGGCGGGAAGTACGTCCTCACGCGCGTTGTCGGCATCGCTATCGGACTCGCCACGCTCATCGTCCTGGTCGAACTGTTCTCGATGCACTACCTCATCGCGAACGTACTCGCGGTTGGGGTCGGCGTTATCTGGGGGTTCGGAGCGAGCGACCGCTGGGTTTGGCCCACGACGGCGAGCGTCCCTGTCACCGACCGGGTCGAGACGCTCTGGACGCGAACGGCGGCTACCCGTCGCCGGTTTTGGACGCGACTCGGAGCGATAGACCGGCCGACGTGGTATGTCATCGGTCTCGCCGGCGTGCTGTTCGTCTGGTTCTCGTTTTACACCAGCCTCCTCTATCGAGGCTACATCCTCACCGGTGCCGACCTCGGCACGTACGTCCACATGTTCTCGACCACGCTGGACGGCCACGGCTGGCTCTTACAGGGGAAATATCGCGTTAGCCACCCCGGTGGTTCCTACTGGGGGGCACACTTTACGCTCACGCTGCTCGCCTTCCTCGTGCCGTACGCAATCGCTCCCTCCGCGATAACGCTTCTCGTCGCGAAGGCGTTCGTCTTAGCGGCGAGCATTCCCCTGTGCTGGCTGGTCGTCCGGACGCACGTTGCTGACGTTCGCCTCGCTGGCCTCGTGACGGTTTCCTACGCGTTCAATCCTTTCTTCTGGTCTGCGTGGTCGTTCGACTTCCAGGAACAGGCAGTCTTGCCGCTGCTCATCTTTCTCACCTACTACGCGTTCGTCAAGGGGCGCGACGCGCTCTTTCTCGGCGCGTTTTCGCTGATGGTGCTCACCAACGAGTTCATGATTTTCATCGCCTTTGGCTTCCTCGTTGGCCTCACGTTGCTGAGTCATCGCGAGAACAGGCTCGCGTCTCGCTCCCGAATGCTCGGCTCGGGTTTCGTCATCGCCGTCGGCGCACAACTGCTCGCCGGCTACGTCATCTCTCAGTTCAGCGTCGAATCCGGCATCCCCACCCGGGCGGTTGCTGTTCCCTTCCAGCAGTACATCGAGGGGACCCGAGTCGCGGTCGGCAGCCTCGTCGGCATCGTTCTCGCCCACCCTCAGGTGCTCATCGACTCGCTGTCCATCAGTCTCTCTGCTAAGTTCCTGTTCTTCATCGCGCTGCTGTTACCGGTGGCGTTTCTCTCGCTCACGGACGAACTGACGCTCTCGTCGCTCACGCCGTATCTCCTCTTCGCGTGGTTCCTCGGCCACAAGCAGGCGTACTTCGCCTTTGGTGCCCACTACCCGTTCTACTTCTTGCCCGTGCTCTACATCGGAACTGCGCGGATTCTCTCTCGCGTCCAGTTGCCGCGTCTCTCCCGGGAGACGGCGAGTCGAGCGCTGGTGTACGTCATCTTACTCAACGTGGCGAGCGGACTCATTATCGCCGGCGGGAACATCCAGCCGTTCCCCGTCATCGACGACCACACCCGGACGCTCGACGCGGCAATAGCCACGGTTCCCGAGGATGCGACGTTGGTGACTCAGAACAACATCTATCCGCACGTCGCAAATCGCCCCGGTGCCTCTTTCATCATCAGCCCGTACGAAATCGAGGTGTATCAGGCTGCGTACGGAGTGCTCACGCCGGAGTACGTGCTCTACGATTCCCAATCGAAGTGGGCGCGCGTCGTCGAAGACACGTTCGTAGACCGTCTCGACGGAGAGTACAGTCTGTACCGGTACGAAGACGGTATCTGGGTGTTCAAGCGAGGGTACGACGGCCAAGCGACGACGATAACGTCCGGTGAACCTCTCTCGTGGTTCGCGGGCACAGAGCGGCGGTACGATGCACAAACCCTCTCGGTCGGGTCGGGAACCCAGGTCGAAGGGACTATCGTCGGAGGCGGTGGGCCTCCAGGCGAAGCCATCTGGTACGGACCCTACGAGACGCTCGCACCGGGAATCTACACGGTGACCTACCGCGTGTTCGTAGCGGGAGAGACGACCGGCTCGGTCGCTCGCCTCGACGTGGTCGGCGGCGAGGACCACCGCGTGCTCACCAGAAAGACGGTCATGCCGGCGAATCGCTGGCAAGAGGTGACGACCACCTTCACGCTCACGCGACCCCAGTCGAAAGTCGAGTTCCGCGGTCACTCGACCGGGAGAGCGGGAACCGTCACGCTCGATTGGGTCAGAATCGAACGCCGGGAGGCCACATCGTGA
- a CDS encoding sulfatase, translated as MNILLITIDAWRASHASFNPGSDPTYTPTLAAFAETGTVFTQAVSHGPSTPYAFPAVFSSSLPLDYGGYERLSDERVLLSEVLSTNGYRCVGVHGNPWLGGKYGYARGYDEYRDIGEFSIPFLDSGREVLIRRFGLDHPVYRMVQYLYRYASDPIRRFWSGTSEVDVALEALDSAVSDQFTWVHILTPHAPYTPPARHRAAVSMPAFSGSATTLVTRAQHDPERLTERERAVVRGLYAASVRHADEQVGRLLERVPDDTLVIVTADHGEALFDHGQLGHEPALYDELIRVPLLVRPPGGRAGSVGTQVRHIDIAPTILDYAGIESPASFIGRSLRPAIEGAVDVDQISIAEVASTAQTPGRIDADALQVSVRLPHRKLLYRNGTTVGFDLTTDATEQHPISDRTGVEWDPLKTALADRLASLDVRSGARIDYDPRTEERLRDLGYLD; from the coding sequence GTGAACATTCTTCTCATCACCATCGATGCGTGGCGGGCGTCGCACGCGTCGTTCAACCCCGGAAGCGACCCGACCTATACGCCGACCCTCGCCGCGTTCGCCGAGACGGGCACCGTATTCACGCAAGCGGTCAGCCATGGTCCGTCGACACCCTACGCATTTCCCGCAGTGTTCTCCTCGTCGCTTCCGCTCGATTACGGCGGGTACGAGCGACTCAGCGACGAGCGTGTCCTCCTGAGCGAGGTGCTCTCGACCAACGGATATCGGTGCGTTGGCGTCCACGGCAACCCGTGGCTCGGTGGTAAGTACGGCTACGCCCGCGGCTACGACGAGTACCGCGACATCGGGGAGTTTTCAATCCCGTTTCTCGACAGTGGGCGAGAGGTCCTGATTCGACGATTCGGCCTCGACCACCCGGTCTACCGGATGGTTCAGTACCTCTACCGGTACGCAAGCGACCCGATTCGCAGATTCTGGAGCGGCACGTCGGAGGTGGATGTGGCGCTCGAAGCGCTCGATTCGGCTGTGAGTGACCAGTTCACCTGGGTGCACATACTGACGCCGCACGCTCCTTACACCCCGCCAGCGCGTCACCGGGCCGCCGTTTCGATGCCCGCATTCTCCGGGTCGGCGACGACGCTCGTCACGCGCGCTCAGCACGACCCAGAGCGCCTCACCGAACGCGAACGAGCAGTCGTCCGTGGACTCTACGCCGCTTCGGTTCGCCACGCGGACGAGCAGGTGGGCCGCCTGCTCGAACGCGTCCCTGACGACACGCTCGTCATCGTGACTGCAGACCACGGCGAGGCGCTGTTCGACCATGGTCAACTCGGGCACGAACCGGCGTTGTACGACGAACTCATCCGCGTTCCATTGCTCGTTCGACCACCTGGTGGCCGCGCGGGGAGCGTCGGCACACAGGTCAGACACATCGATATCGCCCCCACGATACTCGACTACGCCGGTATCGAGTCGCCCGCGTCGTTCATCGGTCGGTCGTTGCGTCCGGCAATCGAGGGCGCGGTGGACGTCGACCAGATCTCAATCGCCGAGGTGGCATCGACGGCGCAAACGCCCGGTCGAATCGACGCTGACGCGCTCCAAGTGTCTGTGCGGCTACCCCACCGAAAATTGCTGTACAGAAACGGGACGACGGTCGGGTTTGATCTCACGACCGACGCGACAGAACAGCACCCCATCTCGGACCGTACGGGCGTCGAGTGGGACCCGCTCAAAACGGCGCTTGCAGATCGGTTGGCTTCGCTCGACGTTCGGAGCGGCGCACGGATCGACTACGACCCGCGAACAGAGGAACGACTGCGAGACCTCGGCTATCTCGACTGA
- a CDS encoding ATP-dependent DNA helicase → MSDQPGATASTDADWRDYFGFDAPYDQQAKVIERTIRTARGKGYFLFEGPCGTGKTMAALTAASYLVRETDLYDRVVVVTPVKQQLAQFVADMRALNAGREEPLSTVALDSKGDLCPYEREGIFPEDASVHDRCEDLRDQTSSLVKLDDGEKGGLPKESAVPGIREDAEKWWDPARAEKLAAAARQDAESWQSLNTATLETAGAKSPYPTHQPTAPDDALDSSNGNNPLYCPFEADWYARDKGSPVGFADAESGVVTIDELLPQSVEHGTCPHRVMQVLLQNAEVVIGNYMHLFDRQTRVLTDAILDENTFVIVDEAHRVEERVRDILSDRIGLHSLRRARGDLRMLVQHANKTREHKTEVEEALATYEVSLDHVRRAIEFYDAIADWLDERITAHLDAEFDDWQRAIQYGDLPEEDIEIPLRPPETEEVDALSAWAEGEGYGENLWQSMGPLGVAAGAVLEEIDPNRSTVCGAVGTLLTRWWTQSRATYFRELVLEYSPKDLGETANVWERAFTPALVMYNCLPAAECRDVFETVGGGVLMSATLEPLSVFQEVVGLDEFDADRPVDTHTFDLRFPRENRATWGVDLTPFTARNRGSPTAGDDNAVREEYAYALRELARSPGNVLICMPNYREATWAAERLRAEIDKPVLVDESSSNEETEALKQAFFDGEEKVLVTSTRGTLTEGVDYDGDKLGTCAVVGVPLVNTRSPRVRAVRNAYADAFGPENAFEYALTVPAVRRTRQALGRVIRGPEERGVRALLDQRYCDTARRDGVRACLSAEERTEQVRMTPMFLDSQIERFWNSE, encoded by the coding sequence ATGAGTGACCAGCCGGGGGCGACCGCGTCCACAGACGCAGACTGGCGCGACTACTTCGGATTCGACGCCCCCTACGACCAGCAAGCGAAGGTCATCGAGCGCACCATCCGCACCGCGAGGGGCAAGGGCTACTTCCTCTTCGAAGGCCCCTGCGGGACGGGCAAGACGATGGCCGCGCTCACCGCCGCCTCCTACCTCGTCCGCGAGACCGACCTGTACGACCGCGTCGTCGTCGTGACGCCGGTCAAACAGCAACTCGCCCAGTTCGTCGCCGACATGCGCGCGCTCAACGCCGGACGCGAAGAGCCACTCTCCACCGTCGCCCTCGACAGCAAGGGCGACCTCTGTCCCTACGAACGAGAAGGCATCTTTCCCGAGGACGCGAGCGTCCACGACCGATGTGAGGACCTCCGCGACCAGACGAGTTCGCTCGTCAAACTCGACGACGGCGAGAAAGGGGGCCTGCCAAAGGAGAGCGCGGTCCCCGGCATACGCGAGGACGCAGAGAAGTGGTGGGACCCGGCACGCGCCGAAAAACTCGCTGCCGCGGCCAGACAGGACGCAGAATCCTGGCAGTCGCTGAACACCGCCACGCTCGAAACCGCCGGCGCGAAGTCACCGTATCCGACTCATCAGCCCACCGCGCCCGACGACGCACTCGACTCCTCGAACGGCAACAACCCGCTCTACTGCCCGTTCGAGGCCGACTGGTACGCCCGCGACAAGGGGTCGCCCGTGGGCTTTGCTGACGCAGAAAGCGGCGTCGTGACCATCGACGAACTCCTCCCGCAGTCGGTCGAGCACGGCACCTGTCCCCACCGCGTGATGCAGGTGCTCCTCCAGAACGCGGAGGTTGTCATTGGAAACTACATGCACCTGTTCGACCGCCAGACGCGCGTGCTCACCGACGCAATTCTGGACGAGAACACGTTCGTCATCGTCGACGAGGCCCACCGCGTCGAAGAGCGCGTCCGAGACATCCTCTCAGACCGCATCGGTCTCCACTCGCTGCGGCGGGCGCGTGGTGACCTTCGCATGCTCGTCCAGCACGCGAACAAGACCCGCGAACACAAAACGGAGGTCGAAGAAGCCCTCGCGACGTACGAAGTCTCGCTCGACCACGTCCGGCGGGCCATCGAGTTCTACGACGCCATCGCCGACTGGCTAGACGAACGCATCACCGCCCACCTGGACGCGGAGTTCGACGACTGGCAACGAGCCATCCAGTACGGCGACCTGCCCGAGGAGGACATCGAAATCCCCCTCAGACCGCCCGAAACCGAGGAGGTAGACGCCCTCTCCGCGTGGGCGGAGGGAGAGGGATACGGCGAGAATCTCTGGCAATCGATGGGTCCGCTCGGCGTGGCGGCAGGGGCCGTGCTCGAAGAAATCGACCCGAATCGAAGCACCGTCTGTGGGGCCGTCGGCACGCTTCTGACTCGCTGGTGGACACAGAGCCGGGCGACCTACTTCCGAGAACTCGTCCTCGAATACTCGCCGAAAGACCTCGGCGAGACGGCAAACGTCTGGGAGCGTGCGTTCACCCCGGCGCTCGTGATGTACAACTGCCTGCCCGCGGCCGAGTGTCGTGACGTGTTCGAAACCGTCGGTGGCGGCGTCCTGATGAGTGCGACGCTCGAACCGCTCTCGGTGTTTCAGGAGGTGGTCGGCCTCGACGAGTTCGACGCAGACCGTCCTGTGGATACCCACACGTTCGACCTGCGCTTCCCTCGCGAGAACCGGGCGACGTGGGGCGTGGACCTCACTCCGTTTACCGCGCGGAACAGAGGGTCACCGACCGCAGGGGACGACAATGCCGTTCGCGAGGAGTACGCTTACGCCCTGCGGGAACTTGCCCGCAGTCCCGGAAACGTGCTCATCTGTATGCCGAACTATCGGGAAGCGACGTGGGCCGCGGAACGACTCCGCGCAGAAATCGACAAACCAGTGCTCGTAGACGAGAGTTCGTCGAACGAGGAGACGGAGGCGCTCAAACAGGCATTCTTCGACGGCGAGGAGAAAGTGCTCGTGACCAGCACCCGCGGCACGCTCACCGAGGGCGTCGATTACGACGGCGACAAACTCGGCACCTGCGCCGTCGTCGGCGTCCCCCTCGTGAACACGCGCTCACCCCGCGTGCGAGCCGTCCGCAACGCCTACGCGGACGCGTTCGGCCCCGAGAATGCGTTCGAATACGCGCTCACCGTGCCCGCCGTGCGCCGAACGCGGCAGGCACTCGGGCGCGTCATCCGTGGCCCAGAGGAGCGGGGCGTTCGCGCGTTGCTCGACCAGCGATACTGCGACACCGCACGCAGAGACGGCGTCAGGGCGTGTCTCTCCGCCGAAGAACGCACCGAGCAGGTTCGTATGACGCCGATGTTCCTCGACTCGCAAATCGAGCGATTCTGGAATAGTGAGTGA
- a CDS encoding ATPase domain-containing protein: MERNRTDNNDDPQMRYELDAVLPTETIHVSPGTNLLVAGPPMSGKRELTLSILAQGANAEEGNIFVSTDHGAEATLADYQTLVAAPNQAALGIVETTESGATMHESFVHSVTSPADLTGIGIGVSEFMQRFNKNGIRQTRFALDSVSTLLSYVDVRTVFKFCHVLTARLESVGYLGVFTLDTGVHDEQAVNTIKQVFDGMVELRERDDGIEVRVIGLDGYRTGWEPYEPNHS; this comes from the coding sequence ATGGAGCGCAATCGAACTGACAACAACGACGACCCACAAATGCGATACGAACTCGACGCGGTGCTTCCCACGGAAACGATTCACGTTTCACCGGGCACGAACCTGCTCGTCGCCGGACCGCCAATGAGCGGAAAGCGCGAGCTTACCCTCTCGATTCTCGCACAGGGAGCGAACGCAGAAGAAGGCAACATCTTCGTCTCCACCGACCACGGCGCGGAGGCGACGCTCGCTGACTACCAAACGCTGGTGGCCGCGCCGAATCAAGCTGCCCTCGGCATCGTCGAAACGACGGAATCGGGGGCGACGATGCATGAGTCGTTCGTCCACTCCGTCACGTCTCCCGCCGACCTCACGGGCATCGGCATCGGGGTATCCGAGTTCATGCAGCGGTTCAACAAGAACGGCATCCGCCAGACGCGGTTCGCCCTCGACTCCGTCTCGACGCTGCTCTCGTACGTCGATGTCAGGACGGTGTTCAAGTTCTGTCACGTCCTCACCGCCCGCCTCGAATCGGTCGGCTACCTCGGCGTGTTCACCCTCGACACGGGCGTCCACGACGAGCAGGCGGTCAACACGATAAAGCAGGTGTTCGACGGCATGGTCGAACTCCGCGAGCGCGACGACGGCATCGAAGTTCGCGTCATCGGGCTGGACGGCTACCGCACCGGGTGGGAACCGTACGAACCCAATCACTCTTAG
- a CDS encoding response regulator transcription factor: MGDGDRPVILVVEDEADVAETYEIWLSDDYEVIVAPNGRDALDAITDDVAVVLLDRMMPGLTGDQVLETIRERELDCRVAMVTAVEPDFDIIRMGFDAYLSKPVSKAQLHETVELLLERAEYSTLLQEYYSLAETKAALTTGKRREELEGNEEYQALEAELDAVRTQLNETLGGFTDEADFISALRDIGGMDGAQSN; the protein is encoded by the coding sequence ATGGGTGACGGAGACAGGCCAGTCATTCTCGTTGTCGAGGACGAAGCTGACGTGGCAGAAACGTACGAAATCTGGCTCAGTGATGACTACGAGGTCATCGTCGCACCGAACGGGCGCGATGCACTCGACGCCATCACCGACGACGTGGCCGTCGTGCTCCTGGACCGCATGATGCCGGGGCTCACGGGCGACCAGGTGCTGGAGACGATCCGAGAACGCGAACTGGACTGTCGGGTCGCCATGGTGACCGCCGTCGAACCCGACTTCGACATCATCCGGATGGGGTTCGACGCTTATCTCAGCAAACCGGTGAGCAAGGCACAGTTACACGAGACGGTCGAGTTGCTCCTCGAACGGGCGGAGTACTCCACCTTGCTACAGGAGTACTACTCGCTCGCAGAGACCAAGGCGGCGCTCACGACCGGCAAGCGCCGGGAGGAACTCGAAGGCAACGAGGAGTACCAGGCACTCGAAGCCGAACTCGATGCCGTCCGGACGCAGTTGAACGAAACGCTCGGAGGGTTCACAGACGAGGCTGATTTCATCAGCGCACTCCGGGACATCGGGGGGATGGATGGAGCGCAATCGAACTGA